A genomic region of Scyliorhinus canicula chromosome 4, sScyCan1.1, whole genome shotgun sequence contains the following coding sequences:
- the LOC119965270 gene encoding neuropeptide Y receptor type 6-like, whose protein sequence is MMKAGKMEDSMNNHSMNISEVIPNGTRPRFSDFDSCQASSPVMFLLILAYSVVTVVGLFGNLCLIFIIKRQKENHNVTNILIANLSVSDVLICVMCIPFTVVYTLMDYWVFGDVMCKANSFIQCVSVTVSIFSLVLIAIERHQLIVNPRGWKPAVSHACWGIVLIWFISLIISFPFITFHLLTDDPFRNVSLHSEFYKDKFVCIEIWPSEIDRLVFTTCLLVVQYFAPLCFMFVCYLKIFICLKKRNGMVDKMRENESRISESKRINMMLVSIVVAFTVCWLPLNIFNVVFDWNHEVLMNCHYNLVFTLCHLTAMISTCINPIFYGFLNKNFQKDLNMLIHCKYQSTQEEYENIGLSAMHTDVSKCSLKLNNCSPNV, encoded by the coding sequence ATGATGAAAGCAGGTAAAATGGAAGATTCAATGAACAATCACAGCATGAATATTTCTGAAGTTATCCCGAATGGCACTAGGCCTCGATTCTCAGATTTTGACTCTTGTCAAGCTTCTTCGCCTGTAATGTTCCTGTTGATTCTTGCGTATAGTGTAGTGACTGTAGTTGGACTTTTTGGGAATCTCTGCCTCATATTCATCATAAAAAGGCAGAAAGAAAATCATAATGTCACTAACATCCTGATTGCAAATCTTTCTGTATCTGATGTTCTTATCTGTGTCATGTGTATTCCTTTCACTGTTGTGTACACACTGATGGATTACTGGGTATTCGGAGATGTCATGTGCAAAGCAAACTCATTtatccagtgtgtatctgttacTGTGTCGATATTTTCCTTAGTTTTGATTGCTATTGAAAGGCATCAGCTAATTGTAAACCCGCGAGGCTGGAAGCCGGCTGTGTCCCACGCCTGTTGGGGGATTGTGCTAATCTGGTTCATATCTTTAATAATCTCATTCCCCTTCATCACATTTCATCTGCTTACAGACGACCCTTTCAGAAATGTCTCTTTGCACTCAGAATTCTACAAAGACAAATTTGTCTGCATCGAGATCTGGCCATCAGAAATAGATAGACTTGTCTTTACAACGTGTCTCCTGGTGGTTCAGTATTTTGCCCCGCTATGCTTCATGTTTGTTTGCTATCTGAAAATCTTCATATGCCTGAAGAAAAGAAATGGTATGGTAGATAAAATGAGAGAAAACGAGAGTAGAATAAGTGAAAGCAAAAGAATAAACATGATGCTAGTCTCAATTGTAGTGGCATTTACAGTCTGCTGGCTGCCATTGAACATCTTCAATGTTGTCTTTGACTGGAATCATGAGGTTCTGATGAACTGCCACTATAATCTTGTATTCACACTCTGTCATCTGACAGCAATGATATCAACCTGCATCAATCCAATTTTCTATGGATTTCTCAATAAGAATTTCCAGAAAGACTTAAACATGCTCATTCACTGCAAGTACCAATCAACCCAGGAAGAGTACGAGAATATTGGCCTCTCGGCCATGCACACAGATGTGTCCAAATGCTCTCTGAAACTGAACAATTGCTCCCCAAATGTATAA